The sequence AGCTTGAACAATTCCATAAACGCATTGACTAAGTCCTTGACATAGTCAGCACCACCCAACTTACATGACTTATCAGGGCACTCAATACTTACCTCAAGGGACTTGACAAGCGCCATTGCCACCCATTCAGGTCCAACTGCATTAACACATGGCACTTTATAGATGTACTCGCCGTTCCTAGGTTCCCTGGTGTTTAATGGGCATGTGAATGTTACTTTCTTAATACTCTTCACGGTATTTAACTTATTAAGTAGGGCTACGTACTCATTATCGTCAGCGCCCACCATTGCCAGGGCACCTGTTGGGCATTTTGACACGCACAACCCACACTCAATGCATGTGCTCTCATTAATGGTGACTTTATTGTTGACTATGGATATAGCGTTTACTGGGCATGCATTAACGCATTCACTACAGCCAAACCTAGCCCTACATGCACTCTCGAGGTATGTGGGTACGTTCTTCTCGATAACCTTGGCAACCCTACCCATCAGTAGCTCCCTCCTACTGATGGGACCCTCGATGGCAACCTTCCTCATGCTCGTTCTCCTAGCCATTAACTGAGCCTTCAACGTCTCAAGCTCCTCTTCGCTTGGCGACTTAAGTATATAAATGCTCATTGGATGCTTACCCTGAATATCAACACTGTTCAATTTCCTGAGCACTATTATTACTGGGCCATCATGCTCTCTAGCCCTACTCAATTCCTCGTCATTTGGATCCTCAAGTATTAATAACCTGCCCTCCTCACTTACCACCATAGGCATCCCTCATAGCCTTAATGACCTCCTTGTCCTGAGCCACGAAATCCCTCGTAAAATTGAGCAGAAGTTTAAGGTAATCAGTCTTCACAAGCTTAAGTGATGTACTTACGAATATCGAGACCCAATTAATTAGGTGATTATTTAGGAAGTAATCCTCTTCCTCAACATACTTAATGGCATTACTCCAGTCATCATACTCCTCATAAGCTAGGAAACTCATGAAGGCGAACTCAACGGCAATGTGATCACCCCTTAAATCCCTAAAGTCCTTATTCACGATAAGGTTATAATCCGCGTAAATTCTTTTAAGCGATATCTCGGTATTCATATCAAGATAACCCGTGTGGGTGTATCCCTCGTATGGTATTGCGCCATAGTCAATCCTTGTAAAATCCACTTGTATTGGTGTTAATGCGTTGTAGTCATTAATACCTTTAGCAATATCAAGTAACTTAATTAGGTCATTCATTGATGAGTAAAGCCTTGCCAGGACCTTGGCGACACCCCTAACCCTACTAATCCTCGATTTAATCAACTTCTCAAAATCATTAAGCCTATACGGGTATATGTAGGATGAGGCTAGGAAGTCATAAATAATAGAACGGGAAAAGGCAAGTGATTTTAAAGCCTGTGGATCTAAGTTCTCCATATTAATCACGTGCCTTGACCCTTAGCATTACCCACTCCACCACCACAGTGACCACCAGTTGGTTTAACGCCCTTCAGCTTCTGTAATAATGTCGGTAAATCAGCCGCGCCAGTTCTTAGGGCAAATTCCTCAGGTTCTTCTCCGGTTACTATCCTTGTCGATTCGTTAGTCTGTACACCGGGCATTACATAAAGACTGGGTGGGTCTGTGCCGTACTCAGGACCCATTGGTACTGCGCCCTTTCTCATAGCTGTCCTGTAGACTATGCTATTGGGATCATCCATGTCACCAAATACCCTAGCACCGGCCGGACAATTCCTAACGCAGGGTGGTACTCTCTCGTAAAGCGGTAATGACTCATCGTAAACTCTATCAATGGCCATGACACACTTCTTACTAACGCCCTCCACTGGGTCAAATATTATGTTGCCATATGGACATGCATTCTCACAGTACCTGCAGCCAATGCACACCTCGTAGTTAATAACGACCACACCATCCTCTCTCCTCTTATATATGGCCCCGGTTGGACATACTGTGACACATGCTGGATTCTTACATTGGAAACAGCTAATTGGTACACTAAATGTCTTAGTGTTTGGGAACTCACCAACCTCCACATGCAGTACCCTCATGAAGAATACCGACCATGGCGCCTTACCGGGTTCTGGACCCCATGGCTTCAGATCTGTCATTGGCCCATAACACCCACTGGAGTGCCACTCCTTGCAGGCCAGCATACATGCGTTGCATCCAAAGCACTTACTCAGGTCTGTGAGTATGGCTAGCTGGACCATTCAGGTCACCCCTGCCCGTTCTTCTTACTCTTTGGATCCGTACCTGGATTTGAATTAGGTGGTGGCATTGTGGCGTTGGAGAATGAGTAGCCCATTGAGTGCCTAATGGTTTCTTGGAATTGAAGCCATTGAGTGTTCTGTTCATACCAGGATAATCCCATCTCCTGCGGCGTCTTGTAGGCATTATAGTTGAAGACATTTATGTTCCAAGCCTCACTACCAACGATTAGTTTCGGTGGTGTCTTAACTATTGGATCTGCATTACCCCATGCTGAGTATGGCTGGTCATTAGCTATCCTAACTACCTTAACCCTTAAATCACCCCAAGCAGTCTTGCCACTAAATATGTCGAATTGAAGTGTTGGATATTGTCCGCTTTGTACCGCATTTATTAAACCCTGTACTGTATAGTCTGAGTTAGGTACACCACCCTGGCTTTGAGCCCTTGTGTATACGTATATGTCATTAAACATAAAGCCCTTAGTAACCTCCAGGGCATTAGGCGGTAATGCCATCATACCGGCTCTGGCATTCCTTGACTTCCAATAACCAACAACACCTGGTGCCACAGCTTCCGTTAACTTAACCTGGCCTCTAGCTATCTCGCCGCCTCTACTGGTTAATTCAACCCAATCACCATCCTTAATACCATACTGAGCCGCAGTTTGTGGATTCATCCAAATCACCGAATATGGTATAATCTGCCTAAGCCATGGGTGGTGATTCTCCCACGTGTGGTAGAACCACGGCGTAGTCTTCCTATTAATCGTGGCCAGTGGGTACTCACTTGGTGGTGAACCATCTGGTGCTATCCAGTCCAGTGGTTCGTACCATACGGCTATTGGGTGGTAGAACTGCTTAATTATTTGGGCCACATGGCTGCCCCACCAATCACTTGGTGGCGATGCGTTCTTCTGGGCCAGCTGTAGATACGACTGGTCGCCAGTCTTCTGGTACATGTAGTAGAAGTATGCGTTCATGCCCTTCCACAGGCCGTAGGCTGCCAGTATGAACTTCATTATTATCTCTGAGTATATCGGTATAATCACTGGCTTTGCGTATGGCATCATACTAACGCTTGCAGCCCACTCCAGATAGCCTTGGTTCACGTGCCTGTAATACCTAATCTCAAGTGGTAATTCGTAGTAGGCGAAGGCATGTCCAACTGTCTGAGTACCTGGTGAAACACCTAGCGGATAAACACCATTGGTAACTGGTATCTGCTGTGGAGCTGGGTACGTATTACTATTTGAGTATGCGGCTGCATTTATGAAGCCTGGATAAACGTACATCTTAATCTGATTCGGGTTAGGATCTCCCTTACAACATGATGCTCCATCCGCACCCCTAGCCATGTAAAGCACACCAATACCTGGAGCAAACTGCCACTTCCACAACCAATCATACATTAGATTAGGATACATTGGTTCTCCAGTATTTGTAACGAAGCCAGGTAACTGAAGCTTCTCACCGAGTAAAATCTCACCATCACTCCACGGCCTAACTTCCTTAAAGAGCGGCGGTAGTATAGGCCACTCGATATTGTCCGCAGGACCGTGCACCGATGACACTGGCCTATCTAGTAGACTGTGCTCACCATATCTCTCAAAGAATGTGGTGTCAGGTATAACTAAGTCTACACAGGGCACTGAACCGCCATAGAACGTATCAACCTGAGCCACGAAGGGTATCCTATACCTACCATCAGTATCCTTCATAGTGAGCAGGCCTAGGTCCTTATCAATATCGTAGGCATTATCCCAATACTCATTGGTTATATGCCATAGCAGAAACTCTACTCTGTACGGCCACTCAAGCCCAGCA is a genomic window of Vulcanisaeta souniana JCM 11219 containing:
- a CDS encoding TorD/DmsD family molecular chaperone; translation: MENLDPQALKSLAFSRSIIYDFLASSYIYPYRLNDFEKLIKSRISRVRGVAKVLARLYSSMNDLIKLLDIAKGINDYNALTPIQVDFTRIDYGAIPYEGYTHTGYLDMNTEISLKRIYADYNLIVNKDFRDLRGDHIAVEFAFMSFLAYEEYDDWSNAIKYVEEEDYFLNNHLINWVSIFVSTSLKLVKTDYLKLLLNFTRDFVAQDKEVIKAMRDAYGGK
- a CDS encoding 4Fe-4S dicluster domain-containing protein — encoded protein: MVQLAILTDLSKCFGCNACMLACKEWHSSGCYGPMTDLKPWGPEPGKAPWSVFFMRVLHVEVGEFPNTKTFSVPISCFQCKNPACVTVCPTGAIYKRREDGVVVINYEVCIGCRYCENACPYGNIIFDPVEGVSKKCVMAIDRVYDESLPLYERVPPCVRNCPAGARVFGDMDDPNSIVYRTAMRKGAVPMGPEYGTDPPSLYVMPGVQTNESTRIVTGEEPEEFALRTGAADLPTLLQKLKGVKPTGGHCGGGVGNAKGQGT
- a CDS encoding 4Fe-4S dicluster domain-containing protein, translating into MVVSEEGRLLILEDPNDEELSRAREHDGPVIIVLRKLNSVDIQGKHPMSIYILKSPSEEELETLKAQLMARRTSMRKVAIEGPISRRELLMGRVAKVIEKNVPTYLESACRARFGCSECVNACPVNAISIVNNKVTINESTCIECGLCVSKCPTGALAMVGADDNEYVALLNKLNTVKSIKKVTFTCPLNTREPRNGEYIYKVPCVNAVGPEWVAMALVKSLEVSIECPDKSCKLGGADYVKDLVNAFMELFKLSAAENGALSVDGNKAPSEEIIYMGIRRNDYVKALTRLRSKATGVTNELLKIFSVHVDDVKCSFCGVCFAKCPERAFDVDRAGNKTVLKFNNLKCIGCGYCSRLCPEKAIAVDRAKEFPTSGSADIVYDKVITCKVCGKPFDTRRHIMATKVRLGIKGDPEWLYLCPDCRRYYTAKKMLENASGMKGVRSYV